The following nucleotide sequence is from Phycisphaerae bacterium.
TCATTCGCCTGGGGAATCTGATCAAAGAGAGCTGGTCGAACGTCGATGTCGTGCTCAAGCGGCGGTATGACCTGATTCCGAATCTGGTCGAGACGGTGCGAGGGTATGCGAAGCACGAGCGGGAAGTGCTGGCGGAGGTGATCGCGGCGCGGGATCGGGCGGCGGCGTCGAATGGGCGCGCGGCGGAGCAGGCCGCCGATGAGAACCGGCTGGTGCATTCGGTCAATACGCTTCTGGCGCGGGCGGAGGCGTATCCGGAGTTGAAGGCGAATCAGAATTTCCTGGCGCTTCAGCAGGAGCTGGTGAATACGGAAGACCGGATTGCGGCGGCGCGGCGGTTCTACAACGCGAACGTGCGGGAGCACAACACGCTGGTGGATCAGTTTCCGTCGATGTTCGTGGCGCGGATGATGGGGCGGCAGAAGGTCGATTTCTTCGAGGTGGAGGACCTGGCGATTCGGATGGCGCCGAAGGTGGCGCTGGGTGTTTAAGGCAGCGAGCTTGGTTATCGTTTCATACGGGGGCACGCTCGACTATTTCAAGTAACTGGGACGGCGTTACGATCTCGGCATGGGCAAACCTCTTCAACGGCAAGAGGTGTCGGCGGTCGCCGGTCACAATATGCGTCGCTTCGCCGACGAGCGAACATTCGAGAACTTTGTCGTCCCCCCGGTGCGCCTGTGGGCCCATGAAATCGCCGGAGATTCTCACAACTTCAAAAATGGAAAGGAGCGCAGCCAGGACCGTATCGATTTCGGAATCCGAGTATTGGAGCTTCGCAGTGAGATTAGTCGCCAATTCGTCGAGGATTTCAGGGCAGGTGATGCCTCGGATGCGACCAGCTTTCACGAATTCGACGCATCGGCCCGGTGTCCCACCCCAGCCGACGGCCGAAAACAGAACATTCGTGTCGAAGACGACGCGATGACTCACCGCAGGTCACCATCGACTAATTCCTCGATGAAGTCCTGGCGTTGATCGTCGTTCAAGCGGTCCCAATCCAGCCCTTTTTCGCGAGCAAGTTCTCGTAGTCGGGATTCGCCCTTGGCCTGGTACTGTTTCCACCCATTAGAGTCGGCCTGAGCCATTTCAAAGAGCACTGCACGTCGGCGGCCGGGATCAAGCTGGCGGAAAAGTTCAACGACCTGTTTTTCTTGTTGCGTAAACGAAATCATATTCGAAGTTTCCTACATCCCTACGCCTGGCGAAGACTCATAGGTTATTATACGCGTCACTAAGGCCGGTGCCATTCATCACATTTCGAACAGAGCGGGGCGCTGTCGAAGCAATTTCCGCGAATAGCGTTGATTTTGGCCGAGTGCCATAACTCCGACAGCGGCGATTCGTCGAGGCGGCCGATGGTCTGGCGGGCGGCGAAGTCTTGGTCGCAGGTGGTGAGGCGGCCGTCGGCGAGGATCATCGCGCGGGAGAGCGTTCGGCGGCAGACGGTGCGTTTGGGCGGGGCCATCAAGCTGAGGGCGCGGGGCTGGCGCTGACCGGCGTAGTGCGAGTGCCCGGTGACGAGGCAGGCGCCGAGGCGGCGTTGCCAGTGGTCGTAGAAGGCCTCCATTTCGTGGATGTTGTCTTCGGATTTGACGAATGATGGCACGATGAAGGGCGCGACCGAGCCCGAGGATTGGCGCCGGGCGAGCCAGCTTTCCACACGGCCCGTGGCAGATTCGAACGCGTCGAGGCCGTGGACCTTTTGGTAGGTCTCGGCGGTCATGGCATCGAGGGTGACTTCGATGACGTCGACGGGCGCTTGGAAGAGCGCGTTCTCGATGGCGGCATCGTCGCAGAGGGCGGGGGTGCGGACGGCGATGGTGGCGGCGGTGGACTCGCGAAGGACGCGGCATATCGCTGCGAATTGAGGGTGCAGGAGCGGGTCGCCGAAACCGGCGAGGACTATTCGCACGTCGTCGTGGTCCGCGATGGATTCGGCGATGGAGCGGATGGTGTCCAGCTTGAGCGGGCCGCGCTTGCCCACGGTTGCACCGCGCGGGCGAAGCAGCGACGCTTCGGGGAGGCGGTCGTCCGTGGTCAGTTCGATTTCGATTTCCTGGGGGACCGGCTCGAGATGACGCTCGGCGCGATCCAGCAGCCAGCGGCCGATGCGCGCGGCGTCCCAAGCGTCCGCGCCGGCCTCGATTAATTCGCGTAGTCGGCGGAGGCTGCGCTCGGTGTCGGCGATCAGTCGGCCGCGGGCCTCGATCACCTCGGAGGGAGGCCGATAGCACGGCTCCTTGCCGGACAGGTCGGCGAAGGCGCGGTCGGGGTGGTAGAGCAGGAGCATTCCGGGGGGTTGGTTGGCGGTCGCAAGTTCGTCGACGAGTTCGCGGTGCAGGATGACGCCGGACAGGCCGGGCGGGGTTTGGGCGAAAGTCATGCGGAAGCCGGCCGCGATGTTTTCGAAGTGATCGATCATGGCGTCGATCATGGAGGGCTCGATCAGGCACGCGGAAGCGGGGATGGAGATGATTGCGCTGGCGAGGGCGCGCTGTGCGGTTTCCGCCACGGCGGCGGCGTTGTAGTCCTCGTCGAAGCAGCAGAGGCCGCCGATCCCGCCACGCCAGCCGTCGAGGCCCCATAGGCGACCGGCGCGGACGAGGGGGGAATATGAAGGCGTTTGATCAACGGTCTGAATTTTGATGCGCGAGAGTGCGTCGTCCGCATTGGTTGGAAGCGGCAGGCCGGCCAGGAGCGTAGCGACCGCCGGTTTTTGGTCGGTGGGTGTTAGCAAGTAGATTTCGTCAACGTGTTTGGCAATCAAGACGCGCTCGACGGTGCGGCGGAGGACCGGTTTACCGCAGAGGTTTTCGGCGAGGCGGGAGCGCATGCCCAGGGGCGATCGGGCGAGGTCTACGGCGATCGTGGCGATGGTTTTCATTTGGTGGCCTCGATGGCGGCGTCGAAGCGATGCAGGGAATGGTCGAGGATGCCGCCGAGTTCTTTGCAGCCTTCGAGCATGGCGTCGATGAACTGGATGTCGCGTTGGATTTGGCGCTGGGCGCGGGCCTGGTCTCCGCCCTCAGGGGCGTGGAGCTTTCGATCGGCGGCTAATCTTTGCAACTCGCCGAGCTGGGAGACGTCGCGGACCATGGCGAAGATCGTTTCGTGGTCCTGCACGAGGGTGCGCAGTTCATCGACGCGGGCGATGCGGCGGTTGAAGGCGGAGGAGTCTCCGACGAGGTCGGTTAGTTCATTAAGGATGTCGCGGGTTTCGCGGCAGAGGGATTCAAACTTGTCCAGTTCCTTGCGGCGGGCAGCGAGGGCGTCGCGAGCGGGATGCAATTGACCGGCATCGCCCCACGGGTGGCGCAGGTAATCGAACTTGGCGGCGTCGATCGTTGAGCGGCAAAATTGGCCGGCGGCGTCCGCGAGCTTCATGATCGTGGTGCCCGCCTTTCGGGCGCCGCCTTCGGTGGCGTCGATGACGCGGGCGGCGGATTTGGCGAAGTCGCGCTCGAATTGTTCCAGATAGGTGAACATCTGGTCGTCGGTGTAGATGTCTCGACCATTGATGTCCTTCACCTTGCGGAGGATCGCGCGGTGGCGGGCGATGCGCTCCCATTCCTTCATTTCCAGCGTGGTGAAGCGGCCGAGTTCGGGGGCCCAGGCGCGGTGCATGGCGACGCCGGGCGTGTAATAGCAGTGACCGCCGAACGCGAGGTCCTGGCCGACGAAGATGATCGGGTCGCAGCCGAGCCACTGAGCGAGATAGAAGGCGAGGTGCATGACGGTCGCGCCTGCCTCAAGCGGAGAGCGCTGGGCAAGACCGTCGCCGACGCAGCGGCGGGCGAAGGCGTTGTCGAGGAGGATGAGGCGGCGGTTTTTTCGGAGGGAATGAGGGATTGAGGGATTAAGGGATTGAGGGTCTTGTTTCACGGTCCCTGGTACGTCGGCGCGAAAAGCGTCGATGACGTGCCAGGAGGCCTTGGGTTCGGCGACGAGGACGAGGTCGCCGGGGATTTCGAGGTTTTCGAAGAATTGGCGCGAGAGGTCGCTGAAGTCGAGCGAGGTGACGAAATGGGGGCGAATGCCGCGCTCGAGGAGCGGACGAAGGGTCGTCTGGGCGGCGATAATGATGGCCTTGTCCTGCAAGGCGACGAGTTGATCGATGTTGCGGGCAAGCGACGGACCGGCCGCGACGAGAATGGCGGGGCAGCCGGCGAACCGGTTGCGCAAGATGTCAATCGGGGGCGTCGAGACGTACGTCGGCAGATTGGCGGCGATGTTGCGGCAGGTGATCGAGGCGTTGCGGACGAGCGTGACGAGCGACATCTTTGCGAAGGCGGCGAAGTCGAGCAGGGCGGTGCGGCAGGCGGCGTGGAATTCAGACTGATGATCCCTTGCGACCGGCGGGACGGCGAAGAGCGTGCCGAGCATGAGGATCGTGCTGAAGTGCATGATACGCTCGTGGAGAAATCCCTTGTCGAGCCGGTTGATGAAGGCGATGCGACCGGCGGCGAGGGGGGCGGAGAGGTCGGTCTGCTCCAGGGCGGTCTTGATGGTGACGAGGTCGGGCTCGCTGATGAGATAGACAACGTCGGGACCGAAGGCGTCGAAGAGGGCCTGCAGGTGATAGCCGAGGCCGAGACCGCAGAGGATGACGCAGGCGGCATCGGTTTTTTCCAGGGTATCGCAGAATTCGCGGGCCTCGCGGTGCGGGTCATAGCGGCTGTGCAGATAGAGGGTGCGACCGTCGGCGGTGGAGACGCGGGCGGTCGGCGGACCGGCTTTGGAGGGCTGAAGGTCGAGGGCCGCATCGAGGGGGAGTTCATCGATCTGCTGGGCGAGGCGGGCATCGAGCCGCCAGAGCTGCGCCATGTTGCGCAGGAAGACCGGATTGGGTTCAAGGTGGGCGGTCACGGCGGGCATAGTAACGTATCGGCGGCGATTACTTTCCGCTCGAAATGCCAATACAATGCGCCATTGCCAGAAGGGGTAGAAACTCAGGCGATTGGCGGGAGGGCGGTCGCCGCAAATTTGGAGCGAACCATGCACGGTTTCAAGATGAGCATCTGGGCGATCTTGGTGGCGGCGGCCATGGCATCGCCCGCGGCGGGACAGATCCTCCCCAAGGATGCGGGCATTCCGGTCGTCGATTGGAAGGATGCACCCAAGCATGTTGATCATGAGATCATTGTGCAGGGGCGGATCGTTCAGGCGCGGAACATTGGGAAGATCACATTTTTGAATTTCGATACGGCCCGCAGCTTCACGGCGGTGGTGCATCAGCCGAATTACAAGAATTTTCCCACACCGCCGCACACCCTGTATGCGCACAAGCTGGTGCGGATTCGGGGCGAGGTTACGACCTATCAGGGCAAGCCGCAGATAGAGGTGACGAAGCCCGACCAGGTGACGATATTGGAAGAGGAGTTGCCGATTCCGCCGAAGGCCGAACCCAAGGCGCGGGCGTTTGACGGGACGGTCACGATCGGCACGTTCAATATCCTGAATTTCTTTGACGAACACGATTGTCCGTACCATTCGGACGAAGGGACGCCGGCCAAGCCGAAGGAGCAGTTGGAAAAGGTAGCGGAGCGGATTCGCGCCGCGGATGCGGACGTCCTGGCGCTGGAAGAAGTGGAGAGCCGGTTTTACCTGCAGCAGTTCGTTGCGGCGATGCTACCGGACATGGGCTATCAGCACGTTGTGTGTTTTGAGGGCAACGATAAGCGGGGGATCGACGTGGCCCTGCTCTCGCGTTTACCGGTCGGGCCGGTCACGTCGCACATGTATGAGCGGTTCAGCGATGGGTCGGGCAGCGAGACGTGGTTCCAGCGCGACCTTTTGCAGGTGCGGATCGATCCGCCCGATGCCCCGTCGTTCCAAGTCTTCGTGGTGCATTTCAAGAGCAAGCGGGGCGGCGGGGATACGGAAAAAACCCGGCTCGCGGAGTGCCGGCAGGCGAGGAAGGTCCTCGATCAGGAGCTGACGAAGGACAAAGACGGACTGTTCGTCATTTGCGGGGATTTCAACGACACTTTCGAGAGCAATCCGCTCAAGGCGATCCGCGGGACTGGGCCGACGGCGCTGGTCGATTTCATGAAGGACTTTGCCAAGGATGCGGTGACGTACAACAAGGCCCCCCATCGCAGCAGCATCGATTACATCCTGGCGTCGCCGGCCATGGGCGGACGCTACGTTGACAAGTCGTATCGCGTGATCGAAGGGTCGATTGAGACGGGGGGTTCGGACCACAACCCGGTCGTGGCGACGTTCAAATTGAAATAGGGCGGGCTCGGACCGCGGCGAGGCCAACCATGGATTTCAACCAACTGCTCAAGTTCGCGGTGGATAACAACGCCTCCGACCTGCACGTTCAGGCGGGCTCGCCGCCAATGATGCGGATTGCCGGTCAGACGCGGTTTGTGAACTCGCCCGCCTTGTCAAACGAGGACGCCCGGAACTTCGTGATGTCCGTGCTGCCCGAGAGCCGCAAGGCGGAAGCGGACCGGGCGATCATCGCGGGGATTGATTTTTCGTATCAGCACCCGAACTCCGCTCGGTTTCGGTGCAGCGCGTATTCGCAAGTCGGGCGCTATGGCATCGTGATGCGGGTCATCAAGGGAAAGCTGCCGTCGATTGCGGACCTGAAGCTGCCGCAGGTGATCCACGAGATCGCCCTGTCGCAGCGCGGGTTGACGCTGGTGACCGGTACGACGGGGAGCGGGAAGAGCACGACGCTGGCGACGATGATCGACCTGATCAACGAGACGTACCGGACGAAGATCATCACGATCGAGGACCCGATCGAGTTCATGCACGTGAACAAGAAGGCGCTGGTCTCGCAGCTCGAGGTGGGGACGGACACGCCGTCGTTCGAGCAGGCCCTGCGACAGGCGCTGCGACAGGACCCGGACGTGATTCTCGTCGGAGAGATGCGCGACGTGGAGACACTGCGGATGGCGCTCCGCGCGGCGGATACGGGGCACCAGGTCTTTTCGACGCTGCACTCGTCCAACGCCCCGCAGGCGATCGAGCGGATCGTGGCCATGTTCCCGCCGGGCGAGTACGACACGCTCCTGTCGCAGCTTTCGGCGTCGATCGAGGCGATTATCTCGCAGCGGCTGGTCGTCGCGACGGGCGGCACGCGGCGACCAGCGGTCGAGGTGCTGCGGGGCACGCCGGTGACGGAGAAGTTCATCCGCGAGAAGCGGCTGGGCGAACTCTTGACGTACATCGAGACGGGGGAGTCGGGGATGCAGAGCTTCGATCAGCATCTCTTGAAGATGTATCAGGAGCAGGCAATCAGCGGGACGGAGGCGATGCGCTGGGCGACGAACCCGGAGGCGCTGGGGATGGGGCTAAGGGGGATACGACGGATTGGGGGCGGGGCGAAGGCGTAACACCTCGCTTGCGCTTTGGGCTGGCAGTTCACCATTCACAGATTAGCGAGCCTCGTGCGCATCATTCGTAAGGCCTGGCCACGATGGCTGAGGCGGTTTTTTTCTTCGGCGGGGAGTTCGGCGACGGTCCGGCCGAGTTCCGGCACGAGAAAATAGGGGTCGTAGCCGAAGCCGCCTGCGCCGCGGGGGGTGTCGATGATGCGGCCTTCGAAGACACCGTCGGCGGTGGCGAGGATGCGGTCGGCGTCGGCGAGGACGAGGATGCAGTGGTAGCGGGCGGTGCGTTTTTCCGGCGGGATGGTGGTTAACTCGGCGATGAGTTTCGCGTTGTTGGCGCGGTCGCGGGCTTCGCGGGGCAGATGGGCCGCGGCGTGGTCAAAGTACGCGGAGTGGACGCCGGGTTTGCCGCCGAGGGCGTCGACCTCCAGACCGGAGTCGTCGGCGAGGGCCCACATGCCGGCGGCCTTGGAGTAATACGTGGCCTTCAGCGTGGCGTTGCCGAGAAAGGTTGATTGATCTTCGTGCGGTTCGGGGATGGGTTGGGGAAGGTCGGCGAGAGAGAGCCAGCGGATTGCGCCGAGTGAAGAATCCCGTCGCTGGCGCTCGGGGCTCGGATCAGAGTTCTCCGTCAGGAGGGCGACAATCTCGCGGAATTTTCCGGGGTTGTTGGTGGCGATGAGGATGTCGCGGGGAGTGGGCATCGGGTAAGTGTCGCTCCTCCGCCCCTCTGGGGCGGCAGGAAATAAACTCGTCCTCTATCCACGGGTTCCGGTCGCCAAGGGCGACCTCCACCCGTGGCTACGGTCATTTGCCCTTCCGGGGCATATGAGTCAGTTCATCGCGCTTGTTTAAGGAGGGCAAATATACTGTTCCTTGAGAGCAGTGGCACAATCGATCAGCCGCCGGAGCCGGTGGGGATCGTTTGCAGGTCGCTTGACTCGCCGGTGCGCGGAATTCTTACGAGGAACGACCAGTTGGGGATACGGCCCTTTTGACCGGCTTCATTGACGGCGCTGCGGTAGATGATGTGGCCGTTTTCGAGGTTGTACTTGAACTCCTCCTTATTGCGCAGCTCGATGACGGCGGGGCTCATTCGCTTCTTGCCTTGACCGTCGTCGACGAGGGCGTCTTCGCCGAAGGTGCCGACGCAGATGCTGCTGAGGGGGCGGTCGGGGTCGTGGTAGTAGTAGGCGTCGTAGCCGCGGTTGCGGAGGTCGCGGACCCATTCGACGGCCGCTTCTTTGTAGTTGTGGAGCGTTTCGGTGTTGTACGTGACGCCGATGTTGAGCGTGTATACGCCGCGGGCGCTCTGCAGGTCCCATTCCGGCGGGCCGACGTGCTCGGTGGGCATGACGGTCGGCCGGGCGCTGAAGAAGGGGTATTTGTCGCCGAGGGCGAGCTTGCGGATGAAATCGAGGTCACGTCGGATTTCTTCGTTCAATTCGATGATCACGTCGCCCTGGGCATGGTCGTCGGTGTCGGTCCTGGCCTCCACGTATTTGAGAGGGTACTGGCCGTAGAAGATGCGGCTGCGGTCGGCTTCGTTCTGCACCCAGACGTCGTCGGCGCGAAGTTCGCGGCGTTTTTTCAGGAGCCGCGCCATGTTGTCGGCCATCTGCTCGCGTTCCTCGCGGCTGGCGCTGCGGTAATCGTTGCACTCGATGGTCCAGATTTCCGCGTCACCGACCTGCTTGCCGAAAAGGGGGCGGTTCGAGTCCACCTTCCAGAACTCGTCCCACTTTTTTTGATCTTGTTGTTGACAGGCGGCGAGGAGGAGGAAGGGGACCGAGTAACACGTCGTCCGGCAGAAGCGGCGGGCAGAACCCGCCCTACGAAATTGCGATCCGAATGTCATAGGTCACGCTCGGCGTTTTCCCAGCGTCTTCTGTTGAATCGTACGTAGCTGGCGGATGCCTTTCTCGGCGAGGGAGATGATCCGCGAAAGCTGGCCCCGGCTGAAGGCCCCGCCCTCGGCGGTGCCCTGGACCTCGATAAACCGGCCTCGACCGGTCTGCACGACATTGAAATCGACCTCGGCGTCCTTGTCCTCGACGTAGTTGAGGTCGAGGAGGGGCCGACCAGCGACCAGGCCGACGCTGATGGCGGCGACGGAGTCGATGATGGGACTGGCCGTCAGGAGTTTGCTCCGCCGGAGGCCCGAGACCGCGTCGATGAGGGCGATGTAAGCCCCCGTAATGCTGGCCGTTCGCGTTCCGCCGTCAGCCTGGAGGACGTCGCAGTCGATCCAGATGGACCGCTGGCCGAGCTTTTTCATATCGACAATGGCGCGGAGCGAGCGGCCAACGAGGCGCTGGATTTCCTGGGCGCGGCCATCGACGCCTTTGCCGCGGCTGCGCGGGCGGCGCTCGCCGGTGCTGGCGGGGAGCATGTCGTATTCGGCGGTGACCCAGCCGAGACCCGAGTCCTTTCGCCATGGAGG
It contains:
- a CDS encoding LemA family protein, which codes for MSSEAIVQGYYFARTEAPVGAIVIAAVVLVPVVWFIATLNRFIRLGNLIKESWSNVDVVLKRRYDLIPNLVETVRGYAKHEREVLAEVIAARDRAAASNGRAAEQAADENRLVHSVNTLLARAEAYPELKANQNFLALQQELVNTEDRIAAARRFYNANVREHNTLVDQFPSMFVARMMGRQKVDFFEVEDLAIRMAPKVALGV
- a CDS encoding putative toxin-antitoxin system toxin component, PIN family, with the translated sequence MSHRVVFDTNVLFSAVGWGGTPGRCVEFVKAGRIRGITCPEILDELATNLTAKLQYSDSEIDTVLAALLSIFEVVRISGDFMGPQAHRGDDKVLECSLVGEATHIVTGDRRHLLPLKRFAHAEIVTPSQLLEIVERAPV
- a CDS encoding SPASM domain-containing protein — its product is MKTIATIAVDLARSPLGMRSRLAENLCGKPVLRRTVERVLIAKHVDEIYLLTPTDQKPAVATLLAGLPLPTNADDALSRIKIQTVDQTPSYSPLVRAGRLWGLDGWRGGIGGLCCFDEDYNAAAVAETAQRALASAIISIPASACLIEPSMIDAMIDHFENIAAGFRMTFAQTPPGLSGVILHRELVDELATANQPPGMLLLYHPDRAFADLSGKEPCYRPPSEVIEARGRLIADTERSLRRLRELIEAGADAWDAARIGRWLLDRAERHLEPVPQEIEIELTTDDRLPEASLLRPRGATVGKRGPLKLDTIRSIAESIADHDDVRIVLAGFGDPLLHPQFAAICRVLRESTAATIAVRTPALCDDAAIENALFQAPVDVIEVTLDAMTAETYQKVHGLDAFESATGRVESWLARRQSSGSVAPFIVPSFVKSEDNIHEMEAFYDHWQRRLGACLVTGHSHYAGQRQPRALSLMAPPKRTVCRRTLSRAMILADGRLTTCDQDFAARQTIGRLDESPLSELWHSAKINAIRGNCFDSAPLCSKCDEWHRP
- a CDS encoding 6-hydroxymethylpterin diphosphokinase MptE-like protein, which translates into the protein MPAVTAHLEPNPVFLRNMAQLWRLDARLAQQIDELPLDAALDLQPSKAGPPTARVSTADGRTLYLHSRYDPHREAREFCDTLEKTDAACVILCGLGLGYHLQALFDAFGPDVVYLISEPDLVTIKTALEQTDLSAPLAAGRIAFINRLDKGFLHERIMHFSTILMLGTLFAVPPVARDHQSEFHAACRTALLDFAAFAKMSLVTLVRNASITCRNIAANLPTYVSTPPIDILRNRFAGCPAILVAAGPSLARNIDQLVALQDKAIIIAAQTTLRPLLERGIRPHFVTSLDFSDLSRQFFENLEIPGDLVLVAEPKASWHVIDAFRADVPGTVKQDPQSLNPSIPHSLRKNRRLILLDNAFARRCVGDGLAQRSPLEAGATVMHLAFYLAQWLGCDPIIFVGQDLAFGGHCYYTPGVAMHRAWAPELGRFTTLEMKEWERIARHRAILRKVKDINGRDIYTDDQMFTYLEQFERDFAKSAARVIDATEGGARKAGTTIMKLADAAGQFCRSTIDAAKFDYLRHPWGDAGQLHPARDALAARRKELDKFESLCRETRDILNELTDLVGDSSAFNRRIARVDELRTLVQDHETIFAMVRDVSQLGELQRLAADRKLHAPEGGDQARAQRQIQRDIQFIDAMLEGCKELGGILDHSLHRFDAAIEATK
- a CDS encoding endonuclease/exonuclease/phosphatase family protein, with protein sequence MHGFKMSIWAILVAAAMASPAAGQILPKDAGIPVVDWKDAPKHVDHEIIVQGRIVQARNIGKITFLNFDTARSFTAVVHQPNYKNFPTPPHTLYAHKLVRIRGEVTTYQGKPQIEVTKPDQVTILEEELPIPPKAEPKARAFDGTVTIGTFNILNFFDEHDCPYHSDEGTPAKPKEQLEKVAERIRAADADVLALEEVESRFYLQQFVAAMLPDMGYQHVVCFEGNDKRGIDVALLSRLPVGPVTSHMYERFSDGSGSETWFQRDLLQVRIDPPDAPSFQVFVVHFKSKRGGGDTEKTRLAECRQARKVLDQELTKDKDGLFVICGDFNDTFESNPLKAIRGTGPTALVDFMKDFAKDAVTYNKAPHRSSIDYILASPAMGGRYVDKSYRVIEGSIETGGSDHNPVVATFKLK
- a CDS encoding PilT/PilU family type 4a pilus ATPase; protein product: MDFNQLLKFAVDNNASDLHVQAGSPPMMRIAGQTRFVNSPALSNEDARNFVMSVLPESRKAEADRAIIAGIDFSYQHPNSARFRCSAYSQVGRYGIVMRVIKGKLPSIADLKLPQVIHEIALSQRGLTLVTGTTGSGKSTTLATMIDLINETYRTKIITIEDPIEFMHVNKKALVSQLEVGTDTPSFEQALRQALRQDPDVILVGEMRDVETLRMALRAADTGHQVFSTLHSSNAPQAIERIVAMFPPGEYDTLLSQLSASIEAIISQRLVVATGGTRRPAVEVLRGTPVTEKFIREKRLGELLTYIETGESGMQSFDQHLLKMYQEQAISGTEAMRWATNPEALGMGLRGIRRIGGGAKA
- a CDS encoding non-canonical purine NTP pyrophosphatase, coding for MPTPRDILIATNNPGKFREIVALLTENSDPSPERQRRDSSLGAIRWLSLADLPQPIPEPHEDQSTFLGNATLKATYYSKAAGMWALADDSGLEVDALGGKPGVHSAYFDHAAAHLPREARDRANNAKLIAELTTIPPEKRTARYHCILVLADADRILATADGVFEGRIIDTPRGAGGFGYDPYFLVPELGRTVAELPAEEKNRLSHRGQALRMMRTRLANL
- the rph gene encoding ribonuclease PH codes for the protein MPKRPSRSPRTDGRRPDELRPIRIIRGFTRSAAGSVLIKFGETHVLCTASVEESVPPWRKDSGLGWVTAEYDMLPASTGERRPRSRGKGVDGRAQEIQRLVGRSLRAIVDMKKLGQRSIWIDCDVLQADGGTRTASITGAYIALIDAVSGLRRSKLLTASPIIDSVAAISVGLVAGRPLLDLNYVEDKDAEVDFNVVQTGRGRFIEVQGTAEGGAFSRGQLSRIISLAEKGIRQLRTIQQKTLGKRRA